atatatatatcatatcacgtttaaaatttaaaacttactATGTATccaaaatttatatcaattaattactgattattaaaaattttacaattgtattatatatacataaaaagaaTTAGTCACCAATTCAACTAAtaaatattgaaatataaaatatatattaaaaaaatttaaaataatatatatcttTATACGTAAATATAACATGattactttttaatatatacgtaatataattaatttattattttttatttttttaaatttatgattAATCAACACgtggttttaacttttaatcgATCGGAGAACACTTTTGGCTCTTTGAATCCACATCTAACACATCATATGcaagaaaaaggaggaaaacACCAAAACATACAATGTCTATCTCTATCTAAAAACACGTGACTAAATTCATGCACACACGATATGTCatatatcaaaatcaaactTATATATAAGTAGTTGAAAACTCAATCGCCATATATATTATTAGCCATGAGCTGCCAAATTAAATTAAGTAGATTCATTCAAAACCATGAGTTATTCCCATCCATGaaatcttaatttatttgatcaaataataagaagatgaagatgaagtgGCAGAAGAAAGACAAGTATGTGGTTAAGGTGAATCAATTGAAGTTGGAATTGGGAACTTTTGGAACCGACAACAACGTTAATAACATGTTCGTTATTCAGGTTATGGGAACAGCTACCCAGAAAGTaaaagcttcttcttcttcttcttcttcttcttcaatttggaGAAGCACtctttttccctttcttcatgGTATTACGAAACCTGCTTATACACACAACACAACCATCAAGAGATTTCTGAGTTCTGAAGAACCCACAATTGTCACGTGGGACGCACGTGATCTATGCGGTTTTCAACTTGGACTCAAATATAACGGGTCCTCAATTGGGGCATGCCACGTGAAATTTCATGTCTTACATGTAAGAACTAACATCATGTTATCCAGTacgaaaatatttgattaaaaaaaaatagtcaaaatttattttatttaatatttaataattattgttagaatTATTATTAGTACTGACTTTATCTTTTAAATCTTTGGAGTTATTAATGAGTTTAATTGTTATTTGAGTTTAATCAATATATATCCACGTGTTAAGATGATTACCTAAAACTTcttaattgaaatttaaatttttaatatatttcttatttgtttataaaaaaagtatttattaaaaaaatttaagataatagaTAGTTGagtcaattatttttgttgacttaataatataatagtGCAAAATAATTTGATCCCAAATTCCCAATCTAATATGGAGAATTTTATATACAATGCAAGTTTTAGTAGTTTGATTCATGTATAAATATAATTCATAACTTTGAtgtttgtgtttgtgttttgttttaaataaagtGTGTCTGAAAATGAAATGCAGGGGGAGGATGATGCAGGAGAATGTAAGCCTAATAATATGGTGGTAGCTGGAGAAGTTTCCATGGATGTTACAATGGAAGGGataactaaatctaattctcaatTGCTTCATAAAACGCTTCCAATTCAATTGAATCTTCATGGTTTGCACATCAACTCCACACTTTCGGTATATTCCTATTCcattttccttattttcattttaatttgtcaatttatcaaaacatagaaaaagagttatTCTGTTTAAGTTAAATTATACAGTTGACCCTTATACTTTTATTGAAATTGTAAATTGGTCTTCtatactttaaaaatttgtaattaagtctcaaaaaagaattaaaatttacaatttaatttttattattcaaaaagtgttgatttaacagaatattctcagCATATGCTCtgagaatattctattaaaatagagaatatgttgataatattctgttaaatcaaaCACTTTTTAAACGTAGGgactaaattacaaattttaatttttttaaggacttaattacaaacttttaaagtGTAGAGACCAATTTGCAATTTCACTGAAAATGTAGAAATCAATGGTGTAATTTAACCTTTGTTGGATAATCATTTACATTAGTTTaagagaaaaagacaaatatgtcattaatattttaattcaaaaattcatgacTCCCTTATTAATTGAAAGTATAAATAAGTTCTGATCttctaaaatacaaaatatttaaattctctgttcaaaatataaaaaaataatttggtcCCTTAAAAAACTTAGATATCTCGCGGCTTTAAGATGTGAGGtacacttttatatttttaattagtcgagaatttatttatttttaagataaaaagtCAGGACCTATTTTTTTCGTTTACTTTTGATCCAACTATGCTCTAATGGATTGATAATCACTATGATACATTTGATAACAGGTCTCTTTGAGCATAATGGACTTGAGGAATTTTCATGATTACTTGCCAAGAACATTTGAAAACATGGGTGAAGTAGAGAACAAACAAAGGGTTATTGAGATGGTGGAGTTTGATCAAACAACTCAACGGAATCCTTATGAATCGGACGATTCGTCCGAGTTTGATTCCGATGAGTCGTCAATTGAGTCAACAAGCAGCAGCAGTGATAGCAGTAGTAGCAATAATGGAAGCTATTATGGAGGATCAAGAGTGAATAGAAATGGATCAATGTTAGCATGGAGTAGAAGCTTTAAGGAATGTTGGAGGTCTATAGCAGCTAAAAGGAAACAAGAGACTTTCACCTCTCATCCAACTTCTTCTATGGTATCATataatcttctttttcttaattatattGTTCTTATTACAATCTTGATATGATGTTTGTTATTAGATAATTTACAAGATGTTTAATGAACAAAATATatttgactaatttgactaaaaaaatatttgaacattgaatttgattaaaaaaaaatttggagatcAATTTAGAAAATGAATGAtcttttaagaatgaattcgattattaacttatatttttataacataCAATAgcataattgatttttttataaatacaaaaaatatattttgtgttcATGTAGTATATTTAAATGATTATGTTATTAAATTACTTGAATTACATTTATTAGTGGATagtaatttagtttttttaagtataaactattatttttatctataaaaatttataatgctgataaaattattcaaaaataaaataaattagctttatatttatgaaaaaaatctccccaaaaaaatttcaaatattaatttaattcataaaaaattttattagtattcTAAACTTTTAAAAGTATACATAATAATATACTTATTTTTCGTGGATATaaagttaattttattatttattattacgaTGAATTgaattttcaaatataaaaatagaaactTACTCTTGAAAGTAATGTATTCCCTTCTAATTAGTAATTTCTTAAAAGAAAGGTGATAATTTgaattactagcaaaaatctaaaattacttCAAGGGCAGTTGCTACAAGAAATCTACTACACAAGCTACTAGGTTGCATTCAACTAACAACTTCACGTAGATttgactgcacctgaattttcacctaaCAACTTCTACTCTGAATCCATGTAGGCATGGGAAAATATGGAAGTTAAAAGCAGAGATGGGAATTCCAAGTTGAAAACAAATGTGTTGTTTGCATCATTTGAccaaagaagcaaagaagcctCAGGTGATAGTGCATGTTCAGCACTAGCAGTGTTCATAGCACATTGGTTCCTCCATTCTAACAAGGACTTACCAACAAGGTCCCAATTTGATAGGCTCATAACACAAGGTTCCTCTGAATGGAGAAGGCTTTGTAAAATTGGTTCATACTTAAAGCTCTTTCCGGATAAGCATTTTGATTTGGAGACAATCTTGGAAGCTAATTTGAGGCCTTTGATTGTTCTTCCTTCGGAATCTTACACCGGATTCTTCGCCCCGGAGAAGTTCCGGTGCCTACAAGGCGCTATGTCGTTCGACGAGATTTGGGACGAGATAAGTAGGGCTAGTAATGAGTCGAGAGTTTATATTGTGAGTTGGAAGGATCATTTCTTTGTTCTAAAAGTGGAAGAAGATGCTTATTACATAATTGACACTTTAGGGGAAAGACTATTTCAAGGGTGCAAAAGAGCATTCATATTGAAGTTTGATGGTTCAAGTTTGATGCATTCAAAGGTGGAGAAAATGGAGAATGAGCCTTCAAAGAAAATTGTTTGTAAAGGGAAAGAATGTTGTAAAGAGTTCATCAAACTTTTCCTTGCTGCAATGCCACTTAGGCAATTAGAAGAGGAAGAGAGTAAAGGGAATGTTTCTACTACTAATTCTTATCTTCATAGGTTCTTGCAAATTGATGTCCATTTTTgctcttcatcatcattataTTAGAAGAGGAACACTATGGATTGCATTCATTTTTTGTGCTTGTTAACCATAAAGATTTCTTGAGGATTGAACAAAGATACTCATAACTTTGCTTTGTAAATCACTATTGATTAATATATCAATACATcaattgtattttattattaggtTAAGTTACTTTGTGTGTAGTGTATCCCCTGAGAAATCATTTTTCATCCTTCAAAAACccttgttaataattttttattttccctaNNNNNNNNNNNNNNNNNNNNNNNNNNNNNNNNNNNNNNNNNNNNNNNNNNNNNNNNNNNNNNNNNNAGAGGCCCAAAAATGTCAATTCAATTGAGCTTATAGAACTAGTTAGCAATAATGTTACTGATTTTGTTACTTAGTCACTGGTGTTAGTTATTAGTAAAGAGAAATATTAGAGGGTAATAAGAATTTActgttttttttcattatttttagttattattctaattttttaagtctagtaatttaataaaatattttaatttatattttttaatattaatgactaattgataactacaaataataaattctaatgaacttttagtattttttatgaaaaaatgtaCAACATCATtgttagagaatcattagaatcaattagtatcatttatatttatataatatatctgtataataattataaaattgtatatttttattactttgatttttCTAGCACCTATATATATACCCCTTATACATTGTACTTTGACATAGACTCAATAATACGCTGTTCAGATTACTCTCTTGTTTCTAGCATGGTATCAAgagtttagattttttttttctccatgAATGTTCGTTCatagttcttgtttcttttccttctcccgCCAGTCTTTTCTTCCTTATTTTTGCTTGCCTTcccgattttttttctttgtcctAGACTATATCATTGTCTTCATCTCATCATCACAGGTACATAGAGCCCCTCCCCGTTATCTGACTCTGCCTGACACTCCTCTATGCACTGCCGCAACCTCACTGCTCGCCTCCATTGTTCTCCTCTCTAGACGCTTCAGCATCCGTTGGATCTTGGTGACGATCGCACGGTCCAAGAGCATTCATGTGTCACGCCGCCAAGCTTCCCAGCAACTCGCGCGCGACCTGGTCTGATTCGCTGATTGACCCGTNNNNNNNNNNNNNNNNNNNNNNNNNNNNNNNNNNNNNNNNNNNNNNNNNNNNNNNNNNNNNNNNNNNGTTATCCTTCTGCTGACGTGGCTGTTGATGTGGCATTGATGTGGCAGACAAGTGGGattctctctaaaattttttGGTGAGTTCTTTCTGATTCTGCCTTCTGTTTTCTCGTTCTTTGTCCCGAATTTgcacttttttctcttttttgcctttttttctGTTATTATGGAGAAACCATATGTTTTTCAGCCTATTCCTGTTATCCTTAATGGCTCTAACTATGCTCATTGAGTTGAAACTATGTGAGGATTTCTTAAAGGACAAAAATTATGACGATATGTGACTGGTGATATTGTTTATCCTGTTAAGCCAATTGTGACTGACAAATCCAAAGATGGGACCTCCAAATCCAAGGAGGATGTTGAGAAAGACTTTATAGAAAAATTGGAAGATTGGAATAGTAAAAATCATAAGATTATCATCTGGTTCTACAACACTTCTACTCCCAGCATTCATTTACAATTTGGGCGTTTTGAAACTGCTAAAGAGGTATGGAATCATTTGGCAAAGCGTTACACTATTTCTGATCTCTCTCATCAGTATCAACTGCTAAAGGAGGTTCATAGCCTTAAGTAAGAACGTGGCAAgcgattttttattttctcgcTTAGATGGAAATTATTTGGGATTAATTGACTTCTTATGAGCCTGTTCTTAAAGATCCCGCTCATGCTAAGGCATATGAGGATTATTGGAACCGGATACGTCTTATACAGTTTCTTATAGCATTTACTGATGACTATGAGCCGATTAAggcttctctttttcatcagaATCCCTTGCCTAGTCTTGAAGATGCTCTTTCTCGTCTTAAGTCTGAAGAAACACACTTGGGATTGACTTGCTCTAAGAGTGAAACTGTCTTTGCTGCCATTGACAGAAAGGGAAAATTCTATCAAAACTATAATTGTCCTGGCACTCCTTCTCTGACTGTCCCTCTATTGAATATCGTAAATACAAACAGAAAGGTCACATTGGCCCCAATTGCCCGAAACTGTTCAGCCATTGTTGTAAACTCTCAAGTCACTTGATTACTACTTGTCTTACTAGACCACCACGTTCAGATCAGAACAAGTATCAAACTTGTCCCAACAACTCTCCGAATGTACCTGCTTCTATTGTTGCTGCTGCTACCACTGATTCTACCAATTTTACCTCTCTCAACCCATCTTCTATCTCTCTATCAGACATTGAATCTCTTCTTAAGCAACTCCTCTCTTTTTCTGGTAATACCTCTACTACTCTTTCCACCCCTCTAGGTAATTCTAAATGGTATTTTGATTCTGGTTATTTTAATCATATGCCTCCTTTGCGTCATCTTTTTTCGTCGTTGTCTACCACTACAAATACATCTTCTCTCAACACTACTAATGGTTTCCTCTTGCATGCAACACATCAAGGCTTTATTTCACAGTCCAATATTCATCTTCCTGATACTTATTTCattccaaaattaaattttaatattatctttGTCGATCAACTTGTTGAGCTCGGTTTTAATGTCAATGTTTCTATTTCTGGTTGTCGTGTGAAGGATCGTCGGACGGGAAAGCTCATCAGGACTAGTTGTAAAGTCGGAAGATTATTTGAACTCGAGAACCTTCATGTTCCCTCTACGTCAAATCTCTATGTTGTTTCCTCTCCATCTACTCTTCACTTGTGGCACCGCTATCTTACCCACAGCTCC
This portion of the Arachis duranensis cultivar V14167 chromosome 6, aradu.V14167.gnm2.J7QH, whole genome shotgun sequence genome encodes:
- the LOC107495394 gene encoding uncharacterized protein LOC107495394, producing MKMKWQKKDKYVVKVNQLKLELGTFGTDNNVNNMFVIQVMGTATQKVKASSSSSSSSSIWRSTLFPFLHGITKPAYTHNTTIKRFLSSEEPTIVTWDARDLCGFQLGLKYNGSSIGACHVKFHVLHGEDDAGECKPNNMVVAGEVSMDVTMEGITKSNSQLLHKTLPIQLNLHGLHINSTLSVSLSIMDLRNFHDYLPRTFENMGEVENKQRVIEMVEFDQTTQRNPYESDDSSEFDSDESSIESTSSSSDSSSSNNGSYYGGSRVNRNGSMLAWSRSFKECWRSIAAKRKQETFTSHPTSSMAWENMEVKSRDGNSKLKTNVLFASFDQRSKEASGDSACSALAVFIAHWFLHSNKDLPTRSQFDRLITQGSSEWRRLCKIGSYLKLFPDKHFDLETILEANLRPLIVLPSESYTGFFAPEKFRCLQGAMSFDEIWDEISRASNESRVYIVSWKDHFFVLKVEEDAYYIIDTLGERLFQGCKRAFILKFDGSSLMHSKVEKMENEPSKKIVCKGKECCKEFIKLFLAAMPLRQLEEEESKGNVSTTNSYLHRFLQIDVHFCSSSSLY